From a region of the Castanea sativa cultivar Marrone di Chiusa Pesio chromosome 10, ASM4071231v1 genome:
- the LOC142614141 gene encoding bidirectional sugar transporter SWEET14-like — MATIHAFHLAIVFGILGNIVSFLVYLAPLPTFSRICKKKSTEGFQSLPYSVALFSAMLTLYYGYLKNRAIMLITINSIGCAIESIYLIIFMIYAPGRARIYTAKLLAFFNLGLFGMIVLCTSLLIKQSYLRLTVVGWMCAIFSVSVFAAPLSIMRLVIKTKSVEFMPFSLSFFLTICATMWFSYGLLIDDFFVATPNILGFTFGIAQMILYIIYKDKKNVVLPEFEVEDTPNGTITSIQLSTTESPRHQGNSMP; from the exons ATGGCAACCATTCATGCTTTTCATTTGGCTATTGTTTTCGGCATCCTTG GTAATATTGTGTCCTTCCTCGTATACCTAGCACCAct GCCAACTTTTTCTAGGATATGCAAGAAAAAATCAACGGAGGGGTTCCAATCACTGCCCTATTCAGTAGCACTATTTAGTGCAATGTTAACCCTTTACTATGGATACTTAAAGAACCGGGCTATTATGCTAATCACCATCAATTCCATTGGGTGTGCCATTGAGTCCATATACCTTATCATATTCATGATATATGCACCCGGGAGAGCTAGG ATTTATACCGCAAAATTGCTTGCCTTTTTTAACCTAGGACTTTTTGGGATGATTGTGCTTTGCACCTCCCTGCTAATCAAACAAAGTTATTTGAGGCTCACAGTTGTTGGATGGATGTGTGCAATCTTTTCAGTCTCTGTTTTTGCTGCTCCTCTTAGTATCATG AGACTggttataaaaacaaagagtGTGGAATTCATGCCCTTTTCACTGTCATTTTTCTTGACGATTTGTGCTACAATGTGGTTCTCCTATGGTTTATTGATAGATGATTTCTTTGTTGCG ACACCAAACATACTAGGCTTCACATTCGGAATTGCTCAGATGATACTGTACATCATTTACAAGGATAAGAAGAACGTTGTGTTGCCAGAATTTGAGGTTGAAGATACACCAAATGGCACCATAACAAGCATCCAATTGAGCACAACCGAGAGTCCGAGACACCAGGGAAACTCAATGCCATGA